A genomic window from Chitinophaga pollutisoli includes:
- a CDS encoding permease-like cell division protein FtsX, whose translation MAQPGKLSAKKSKPSYIYSIIGVTLVLILLGVLGLFMINAKNLSEYYKENIELQVILRDNVKEDQALSLRDSLAVMPYVKKIQYVSKEMAAEKFKRENPEENFAVLGFNPLYASIDISLYARYVQPDSLKAIEQQIQARSTVRELYYQKSLVSEVLEIAKKIGIVLLVISALMAIVVLFLIDNTIRLAMYSNRFLIKTMQMVGATRWFIAKPFDRRSIINGGISAILAIACLIALIYFSESALPGLRGMRDYWLTGLLFLGLIVLGIGISLLSTHRSVMKYLKLKLDDLY comes from the coding sequence ATGGCTCAACCAGGGAAACTGTCAGCAAAGAAATCGAAGCCTTCTTATATATATTCGATCATCGGGGTGACCCTCGTGCTCATCCTGCTGGGTGTGCTGGGTCTTTTCATGATCAATGCCAAGAATCTCAGCGAGTATTACAAGGAAAATATAGAGCTGCAGGTGATCCTGCGCGATAATGTAAAGGAAGACCAGGCGCTTTCCCTCCGCGATTCCCTGGCAGTGATGCCTTATGTGAAGAAAATCCAGTATGTGTCGAAGGAAATGGCGGCGGAGAAGTTCAAACGGGAGAACCCGGAGGAGAATTTCGCCGTGCTGGGCTTCAACCCCTTGTATGCCAGTATTGACATCAGCCTGTACGCCCGCTACGTGCAGCCCGACAGCCTGAAGGCCATCGAGCAGCAGATCCAGGCGCGTTCCACGGTGCGGGAGCTGTATTACCAGAAGTCGCTCGTTTCCGAAGTACTGGAAATCGCCAAGAAAATCGGGATCGTATTGCTGGTGATCAGTGCGCTAATGGCCATCGTGGTACTTTTCCTGATTGATAATACCATCCGCCTGGCCATGTACAGCAACCGCTTCCTCATCAAAACGATGCAGATGGTGGGGGCTACGCGATGGTTCATTGCCAAGCCGTTCGACAGGCGGAGCATCATCAACGGCGGTATCAGCGCAATTTTGGCTATCGCCTGCCTGATCGCCCTGATTTATTTTTCGGAATCCGCCCTGCCGGGCCTCCGGGGGATGCGCGATTATTGGCTGACGGGGCTCCTGTTCCTGGGGCTCATCGTGCTTGGCATCGGTATTTCCCTCCTGAGCACCCACCGCTCCGTGATGAAATACCTCAAACTGAAACTCGACGATTTATATTGA
- a CDS encoding DUF3098 domain-containing protein, with protein sequence MSKEVSKPSTSKSLFGKGNYQLMLAGVVLIVIGFLLMMGGSSDDPTRFSPEEVYSFRRITLAPIVILLGLAVEAWAIMRKPKA encoded by the coding sequence ATGTCTAAAGAAGTCAGCAAACCGTCTACCTCCAAATCCCTCTTCGGGAAAGGCAATTACCAGCTCATGCTGGCAGGCGTGGTCCTGATCGTGATCGGGTTCCTCCTGATGATGGGCGGCAGCTCCGACGATCCCACCCGCTTTTCTCCGGAAGAAGTGTACAGCTTCCGCCGTATCACCCTGGCGCCCATCGTGATCCTCCTCGGCCTCGCCGTGGAAGCCTGGGCCATCATGAGAAAGCCGAAAGCCTGA
- a CDS encoding undecaprenyl-diphosphate phosphatase has protein sequence MSTLEAVIIAIIEGLTEFIPISSTGHMVIASSIMGINEDEFTKLFEVAIQLGAILAVVVLYWKNSSISANGNST, from the coding sequence ATGAGCACCTTAGAAGCCGTTATTATAGCCATCATCGAAGGATTGACCGAATTCATCCCCATTTCCTCCACCGGCCATATGGTCATCGCCAGCAGTATCATGGGCATCAACGAAGACGAGTTCACCAAGCTCTTCGAAGTCGCCATCCAGTTGGGAGCGATTCTCGCGGTGGTGGTGCTGTACTGGAAAAATTCTTCGATTTCGGCAAATGGCAATTCTACCTGA
- a CDS encoding undecaprenyl-diphosphate phosphatase translates to MPALIMGYLFSDQIDLWLESPLIVGISLLLGGFVLLFVDKWFRNPTITSDEQMDYFRAIRIGLFQCIALIPGVSRSAATIIGGMQQKLTRHAAAEFSFFLAVPTMAAATGYKLLKHHEILTSSPDNIRLLLIGNVVAFIVAMLAIKFFIGTLQKFGFKMWGYYRIVVGIIIIATIYLHR, encoded by the coding sequence ATGCCGGCGCTCATCATGGGTTACCTCTTCTCCGACCAGATCGATCTCTGGCTCGAAAGCCCCCTCATTGTAGGCATCTCCCTGCTGCTGGGCGGCTTCGTGCTGCTGTTCGTGGATAAATGGTTCCGCAACCCCACCATCACGTCCGACGAACAAATGGATTATTTCCGCGCCATCCGCATCGGCCTTTTCCAGTGCATCGCGCTCATCCCCGGCGTAAGCCGCAGCGCCGCCACCATCATCGGGGGCATGCAGCAAAAACTGACCCGCCACGCCGCAGCTGAGTTCTCCTTCTTCCTCGCCGTGCCCACCATGGCCGCAGCCACAGGGTACAAACTCCTGAAACACCACGAAATCCTCACCAGCTCACCCGATAATATCCGCCTGCTGCTCATCGGCAACGTAGTGGCATTCATCGTGGCGATGCTCGCCATCAAATTCTTTATCGGGACATTGCAGAAGTTCGGTTTTAAAATGTGGGGCTATTATCGCATCGTGGTAGGCATCATCATTATCGCGACCATTTATTTACATCGTTAA
- a CDS encoding alanine dehydrogenase — protein MEHRPKPVVSAGFTYSPLEETLDIPQKNSRLFIGIPKETSFQENRIALTPDAVSILSNHGHHIVVEHKAGDGSHFYDTDYSEAGAEIVYDKKEVFKADIIVKSAPLNDEEIELLHPHQIVISPIHLSMLRAEQLQKMMDKRITLLSFENLKDDSGTYPIVRAMSEIAGSAVMLIAGQYLSTSSRGKGILLGGITGIPPTKVVIIGAGIVGEFAARTALALGSSVKVFDNNIYKLKRLQNNIGVRVFTSVIQPRVLADQLRTADVAVGALSSQSGRTPIVVSESMVSNMKTGSVIVDVSIDRGGCFETSEVTTHENPVFKKYDVIHYCVPNIPSGFAGTASQAISNVLMPLLIEAADDGGFENLVWIKRGVRNGIYLYKGALTNYHLSEKFKLKYTDLELLLAVKG, from the coding sequence ATGGAGCATAGGCCAAAACCTGTTGTGAGTGCCGGTTTTACGTATTCACCGCTCGAAGAAACGCTGGACATCCCGCAAAAGAATTCCCGCCTTTTTATCGGGATACCGAAGGAGACGTCTTTCCAGGAAAACCGTATCGCGCTGACGCCCGACGCGGTCAGCATCCTGTCAAACCACGGGCATCACATCGTTGTGGAACACAAAGCGGGCGACGGTTCGCATTTTTACGACACCGACTATTCGGAAGCCGGCGCGGAAATCGTGTATGACAAGAAGGAAGTCTTCAAAGCCGACATTATCGTTAAATCCGCTCCGTTGAACGACGAAGAGATCGAGCTGCTGCACCCGCACCAGATCGTTATTTCCCCGATACATTTATCCATGTTACGGGCGGAGCAATTGCAGAAGATGATGGATAAACGCATCACGCTGCTGTCTTTCGAAAACCTGAAAGACGATTCCGGCACTTATCCCATCGTGCGCGCCATGAGCGAAATCGCGGGATCCGCGGTGATGCTGATCGCCGGGCAATACCTGAGTACGAGCAGCCGCGGCAAGGGAATCCTGCTGGGTGGCATCACGGGGATCCCGCCAACGAAAGTGGTGATCATCGGCGCGGGGATCGTGGGCGAATTTGCCGCGAGAACTGCGCTGGCGCTCGGTTCCTCCGTGAAAGTGTTCGACAATAACATTTACAAACTGAAAAGGCTCCAGAATAACATCGGCGTCCGCGTTTTCACTTCCGTGATCCAGCCGCGGGTGCTCGCCGATCAGCTGCGGACGGCCGACGTGGCCGTTGGCGCCCTCTCCTCCCAAAGCGGCAGGACGCCCATCGTAGTCAGCGAATCGATGGTAAGCAATATGAAAACCGGCTCCGTAATCGTGGACGTGAGCATCGACCGCGGCGGTTGTTTCGAAACATCTGAAGTCACCACGCACGAAAATCCCGTCTTCAAAAAATACGACGTCATCCATTATTGCGTGCCCAATATCCCGTCGGGGTTTGCCGGTACGGCGTCGCAGGCCATCAGCAACGTGCTCATGCCGCTGCTCATCGAAGCGGCAGACGACGGCGGGTTCGAAAACCTCGTCTGGATCAAGCGTGGCGTCAGGAACGGGATTTACCTGTACAAAGGCGCACTCACCAATTATCACCTCAGCGAAAAATTCAAGCTCAAATACACGGACCTTGAACTCCTCCTCGCCGTGAAAGGATAA
- the tsaE gene encoding tRNA (adenosine(37)-N6)-threonylcarbamoyltransferase complex ATPase subunit type 1 TsaE, giving the protein MKLTFSLEDLPEAARQFWANFPKARVFALNGDMGAGKTTFIKALCAAKGVNGATASPTFSIINEYRYKDGREQDRIIYHLDLYRLKNLEEAVEAGVEDCLYHPSAISFVEWPDVVNDILPADTVHIYLSVTPGQQRNLVAGSAHPGEFHPSLQ; this is encoded by the coding sequence GGAAGATTTACCGGAAGCAGCCCGCCAGTTTTGGGCCAACTTCCCCAAAGCGCGCGTTTTCGCGCTCAACGGCGACATGGGGGCGGGCAAAACCACCTTCATCAAAGCCCTCTGCGCAGCCAAAGGCGTAAACGGCGCCACTGCCAGCCCCACTTTTTCCATCATCAACGAGTACAGGTATAAAGACGGCCGCGAACAGGACCGGATCATCTACCACCTGGACCTCTACCGTCTCAAAAATCTCGAAGAAGCCGTGGAAGCCGGCGTGGAAGACTGCCTGTACCACCCCTCCGCCATCTCTTTCGTGGAATGGCCCGACGTGGTGAACGACATCCTGCCCGCAGATACCGTACATATTTACCTTTCCGTTACGCCGGGCCAGCAACGTAATCTGGTGGCAGGTTCTGCCCATCCGGGGGAATTCCATCCTTCCCTGCAATAA